CGTCGGTGGACTTGTAGATGCCGTCGCCCCAGCTCACGCTCTGCCGGTTGGCGCGCTCGCCGGTGCCGACCCAGATGATGTTGGGATCGGGCTGGTAGATGGCGACGTCGCCAATCGAGTGCGTGCCCTCGCGCTCGAACACCGGCGCCCAGGTGATGCCGTTGTCGAGCGTGCGGTACATGCCGCCGGTGGACGAGGCGACATACATGATGAAGGGATTGCTTTCGACGACGTCCATGTCGACGAAGCGGCCCGACATGGTGGCGGGGCCAATATTGCGCAGGCGCAGGCCCGCGAGGTCGCTGCCCTGCAACGCCGGCGCCGCCTGAGCGTAGAGGCGGGTCTTTAGACCCGCCTGCTCAAGCAGATCTGTTGTCTGGTGGAGGCCACCATTCAGGGTTGCCCATCCGGTGGCGGTGAGGGCGATGAAGAGAAGAACAGAGACAATTCGGCGTCGAGTCATCCGCCGATCCTACTACCAAGGGGCGTCGTCACCGCAGCCGGTCCGCGGTGGGGGCTACTGCGGCAGCAGGCCGCCCACGCCCGAAATAAACAACAATGGCTGCGGCCCCTCGGTGACGTTGAGCAGGAACCGCTGGCCGTCGGCGCTGACGTCGTACGGTGTGAACGTTCGCGCACCAATCGAATTCAGCAGAATGCGGAACAGCGCCTTCGGCTCACCAAGCGAGACATCAGCATCAGAGAGCGACACGGGGACGGCCATCAGGTCGTCATTCGGACTCAAGTAGAACAGCTCGCGCCCGTCGCGCCGCCAGATGGGGTGTGCGCCGCCGCCGGTCGAAACCGCATGGGCAGCGCCGTCCCCTGCGAACGACCTGATCAGCACGTCTTCACGGCCCCCGGCATTCGACACGTAGGCCACCCATCGGCCGTCGGGCGAGAAGCGAGCCTGGAGTTCGTTCGCTGGCGAACTGAGGAAGGGCCGCGAGGTCTTGGCGGCGAAGTCGTAGAGGACAATGTCTGCTCCCTGCGACTGGGCACTGCCGTCGACCATGACCAACAGAAAAGCGCCGTCGCCGGACCAGTCGGTGGCATAGCCATGCAGGCCTGGCAGTTCCTCGACCGTGCCGCCAGTGCCGAGAGAGCGGCGCACGAGATTCGTCCTGGCCACTTGCGAGTAGACGATCGCCCGGCCGTTCGGGGACCAGATGCCGTTCTCCCCGCCACCCTCCGTGCCGGCTGCGATGGCGCTGCGCCGGTTACCGTCGAGCAGCCACAACGTGCCACCGCCGAGATTGGCCGCGACGCGGCGTCCGTCTGGTGCCAGCCGCAGCGACCAGTAGCGTGCGGGCTCCCCGATTTCGCCGGCGGTCTCGCCCATCCGATTGACCCACTTCAACCGCGCGACCGGATCCCCGGGGTTGCCGAAGTCGTCCGCCGACTGCGGCACCAGGGCAGCCAGGCTATGAGCGGCTGCCGATGCCGCCATCCACAGCGACGGCGTGCCAGCTGCACCCGCGAGGGGTACCACTGGTCCGCCGACATTCAGGGAGTCGAGATCGAACCTCTGCATCGTCAAGGCGCCGTTGCGATTGACGTACAGGTACCCGGCTCGCGAAAATGTGAATGCCCACGCCTCGTCGGCATTGCCGCCGAGCGCCACCAATTGCCGGGGCGAGTCGAGGCCTTCCGCCTGGACGTAGACGCCGGGTTTACTGCCTTCGTCGGCGTAGAGAAACCCGCGCGCGCCAGGCAACCACTGCGGCCGGTATGCGCCGGCGAGCGCGATCTCCCGGGCGCCACCCGTGGCGGGAACCGTGTAGATGTTGGTCCGCATGCCTTCCATGGCGCCCACCAGGATCACGCCGTTGTCGCCCCACGATCCGGTTGGCATGGGACCGGGCACGTCGCAAATGGTTTGGGCAGAGCCGCCGCTCAACGAAATGCGTCGTAACTGCTGACGCACGAAGAAGCCGAGCTCGGTCGAGTCGGGCGACCAGAACGGATAGCGTGCCCCTTCCGTGCCATCGAGCGGACGCGCCTCCAGTGCATCGAGCGGGCGAACCCACAACTGCTGCACGCCGTTGGTACCACGCGCGATGAAAGCGAGCGTGGCGGCGTCAGGCGACAGAGCGAAGCCCTCATGAAACGCCGACACCACCGACGCCGGAGCGCCAAGCTGCGCGATCAGCGTCGTGGATGCCTCGGGTGCGGGCGGGTTGCGCCAGGTCCGGTACGCCGGCAGTGCGAGCGTCACCACCATGGCTGCGGCGGCGCCGGCAACGGCCCAAACGAGCGGGGTGCGCCCGGTCGGCGCGCCTGGCGCTGGTGCCGCGGGGGCGTTGACAAGCTCGCCAGTGGACACTATCGCGTCGTCGATCTCGAGTCGCGCGACGGCAATGTGCGGCAGCCGCCGGCGCGGGTCTTTCTCGAGTGCCCGCCGCAGCAGCGTGCGGATTGCGGGCGCCGTCGCCAGCGGCAACGCGCCCCAGTCCGGCGTGTCACGCATCACCGACGTGATGATGTCGGTAACGTCGTCACCCTTGAACGCCCGCGTGCCGGTGAGCATCTCGAAGAGGACGACGCCAAACGCCCAGATGTCGGCGCGCTTGTCGACCGCTTTGCCCTTGGCCTGCTCCGGCGCCATGTAGGCGGCCGTGCCGAGAATCATCCCGCGCATCGTCATTGCGGGTGAGGTGATGGTGGGCGAGTTGGCGAGGGTATTTCCGACTCCCGACTCCCGGTTCCCGACTCCCGGCTCCAGTGCCTTCGCGAGACCGAAGTCGAGCACCTTCACCGTGCCGTCGGGCCGCACCTTGATGTTGGCGGGTTTCAGATCGCGATGGATGATCCCCTGCTCGTGCGCAGCCTCGAGTGCCTCGGCGATCTGCTTCGCGATCGGCAGCGCTTCGTCGATGGGGATGGCGCCGCGCTTGAGCCGCTCGGCGAGGTCCTCGCCTTCGACCAGTTCCATCACCAGGGCGGTAGTCCGGCTAAAGCCGGACGCTACATCGGCATCGGATCCCGTGGTCCGGCTAAAGCCGGACGCTACATCGGCACCAATGTGGAGTCCAGGTTCGCCCGTGCCAATGTGGTGTCCGGCTTCAGCCGGACCTTCTTCGATGCCGTAGATCTGCGCGATATGGGGATGATTGAGCGAGGCGAGAACTTCGGCTTCGCGCTGGAACCGCGCCATCCGTTCGCGATCGTTGGCGACATCCGCGGGCAGGACCTTGAGGGCGACCTCGCGCTTCAGCTTCGAATCCTTCGCGCGATACACCTCGCCCATGCCGCCCGCCCCAAGCGAGCCGAGGACTTCGTAGGCGCCGATGCGGGTGCCAGGGGCCAGGGCCACGTGCCGTGGATTATACCGACGGATTGGCCGCCAGGCAGGCAAGGGTGAATCCTTGACTTAATCCTTGATGTCTGCCAGCCTCGAGACATGGCCAAAGTGACGGGCAAGTTTCAGATCACCTTGCCGAAAGCCGCGGTGACGCAAGCCGGCATCACAGTGGGTGACACGCTGGACATCCGGGTCAACGGTGGTGGGCTGCTCGTGACCCGCCGGACCGAGGGCGTCGCACATGACACGCGCGAGCGGTTGACGCATTTCGACCGCGCCACCAAGCGGCAACACAAGCGCGCAACGGCCCCGAAAGGCGCGACGCGCGGATGGACGCGCGAAGAGCTGTACACCCGTGGCCGCGCTGATTGACACCAACATCCTGGTCTATCGCTTCGACCCCCGGTATCCGGCGAAGCAGGCCAAGGCGACCGCGCTGCTGAAGGCAGGCATCGCCGGCGACTCCATCCGCGTGCCGCACCAGGCGCTGCTCGAGTTTGTGGCCGCGACCACCAAGCCGCTGTCCAAGGGCGGGGCTTCGCTCCTTTCGTCCAGCGACGCGCGACTGGAAATGGAGGACATGCTGCTGCAGTTCGAGGTGGTCTATCCGGATGAAGAAGTGCTGCGTACCGCCATCCGCGGTGCCGCCACCTACGGGCTGTCCTGGTTCGATGCGCACCTCTGGGCCTATGCGGAGCGATTCGGCCTCGACACGATCTTCAGCGAGGATTTCGCGCACGATCGGCGGTATGGACGCGTCCGCACCATCGATCCGTTCCGGTGAGCACGATCTATCTGACCGCCGGCTCGATCGGGGGCGGCACGGGGCTGACCATGTCGCGATAGAACAGCCACGTCCCTTCCGGCTGTCGCAACCGAATGTCCAGGTAGCGGCCAACCACCACGGGCTTACCGCCGGCGCCGGGAGTGACGGTTGAATGTCCCATCACGAACGCCATCTCCCCTCGACCCCGGATCTCATCGATGTGGATCGATCTCTCCGGCGTCCATGGCGGCATCGCCTGGTGAAACTTCAGAATCGCGGGCCGGCCGCTTCAACTTCGAATCCTTCGCGCGATACACCTCGCCCATGCCGCCGGCACCCCGTTGGCCGTGCGCCAATGGCCGGGATCATATTTCGCGTCACCGAAGGCCCAGGCGGGCCCGGCCCGTCGCGCCCGGCGCGCGACGTTCATTGACCGGCCCCGTTGCGGACGGGCGCCCTGAGCGCCGCCTGCCAGTTGACGACGATGCTGAGCAGCGGCGACTGGTCGACGCGCGCGTTGATGATGAAACGCTGTCCGTCTGGCGTCACCGCGTACGGATACTCATTCTGGTTTGCCCCCCCGCGCCTCTGGAAGGTGAAGAGCGCCGTGATGTCGCCGATTCGAGGAACACTGCCGAGCACGATCTCCGCGGCCGCCAGTGTGCTGCCGGCATAGAAGAACAGCTCGCGGCCGTCTGCCCGCCATCGTGGAAACATGCCGCCCGCCCGCGACACTTGCCAGCGTCGTCCGCTCCCGGGGAACGACTGCACGTACACTTCAACCCGGCCTGACTCGTCTGACGAATAGGCCAGCCACCGGCCATCAGGCGAGACCTTACCCGTGTCCTCGAAGGCCGGCGAGTTCACCAGCGGCACCGATTCGCGAGCGCCAGCCAACGGCAGCATCATCACATCGTTGGCCACACCGTTGCGCTTCCAGATCAAACGATTGCCGTGAGCGGTCCAATCCGATGGCGCTACCACCCCTGCGGTCTGATCGATCAGGCGTTCTGCCGGCGAGTTCGTGTCAAGACGCTTGCGGTAGACGCCGGACGCATTCTTCTCAAACGCCATGTAGGCGAGTTCCTGTCCGTCCGGAGACCAGATGGGACTGTCCAGGTTGCCATCCGTGGCGACGACGACGCTCGAGCGGCCATCAGCCACACCGGTGACGACCAGTTCGCTGCGCCCGGTTGCGGGATTGACACTGTCATAGGCGAGCCGGTCCCCGGCGGGCGACAGGTCCAGTCCGCCGAGTTCGCCTGCGCGGATGACGCTCCCCAGCAGCCGCCCCGATCGGTCTCGCCACTGCATTTCGGTCGGTACGCGCCGCCCATCAATGTGTGTCAGCACCCGTGGGGAGACGCTCGGGACAATCTCGGACAGCAGTCCGTCCTCCTGGATGCGCTGTGATGTGCCGACGAGCTTTCGCGCGGCGAGATCAAGCGGTTGGGCAAACAGCGTCGACGCGGTCTTGAAGAGCAGGTAGTTCGCCGAGACCGCAGTCTGCCGGATCAGGGCGTCGTCGATTAAGAGCGTGGCAGCCGCGGCGTTCGCGAGCGAGGCCAGCTTCACCGTCTTCAATGGACCGAGGGTCTCGGCTTCGAAGACGAACGACTGCGTATCGCCGACGTACGAGGGACGGGAGTGCCGGCGCTCCCGCGCGATTGGGTCAAGCGTCGTCGCTGGTTCGGGGTCTCCGCCCTTCGCGCTGACTTTCCAGATCCGCCCCTCATCGCCGGGGATCAGAATCGTGCCGTCCGCTCCCCACGCGCCAGTGCCGCGGGCGCGCCCCTTGAGTTGGGCAATGGTCGTCATGTTGTCGCCCGCGACGTCGATTCGACGGAGCTGGCCAGACGACACAAACGCGATCCACTGGGAATCCGGCGACCAGAAGGCGGCGGTCACACCAGACGTGTTCGCGATGGGACGAAACTCACTGGCCGTCAGTGACCGTTGCCACAACTGAATCTGCCCTGTGTCGTCCAATAACGGCACGACGATGCGGTGGCCATCGGGCGAGACGCTCGGCACTCCGCTGAAGAAAGTGTTCGGCGGCAACGCGAGGCTGGCGCGGATTGGCAGGTCGTCTCCGGCCGTGTCTGGCGTTGATGGCCTGGTGGCGAAGATGCCAATGGCGCCGAGCGCCGCGATCGCCGCGAGCGTCCAGGCAATGCGCTCTCGCCACGGGGAGGCGGCGCCGCGGCCGTCGCCGATGCCACGCACCAGCTCGCCGGTCGGGGTCATCGCATCATCGATCTCGAGCCGCGCCACGGCGATGTCGGGAATGCGATGACGAGGGTTCTTGACGAGACACCGCTTCAGCAGGCGCGTCAACGCGATCGGCGTCGCGGTGGGTAGGCGTGTCCACTCGGGATCCCTCGTCACGACGGCGGCGATG
This portion of the Acidobacteriota bacterium genome encodes:
- a CDS encoding AbrB/MazE/SpoVT family DNA-binding domain-containing protein — its product is MAKVTGKFQITLPKAAVTQAGITVGDTLDIRVNGGGLLVTRRTEGVAHDTRERLTHFDRATKRQHKRATAPKGATRGWTREELYTRGRAD
- a CDS encoding protein kinase; this translates as MALAPGTRIGAYEVLGSLGAGGMGEVYRAKDSKLKREVALKVLPADVANDRERMARFQREAEVLASLNHPHIAQIYGIEEGPAEAGHHIGTGEPGLHIGADVASGFSRTTGSDADVASGFSRTTALVMELVEGEDLAERLKRGAIPIDEALPIAKQIAEALEAAHEQGIIHRDLKPANIKVRPDGTVKVLDFGLAKALEPGVGNRESGVGNTLANSPTITSPAMTMRGMILGTAAYMAPEQAKGKAVDKRADIWAFGVVLFEMLTGTRAFKGDDVTDIITSVMRDTPDWGALPLATAPAIRTLLRRALEKDPRRRLPHIAVARLEIDDAIVSTGELVNAPAAPAPGAPTGRTPLVWAVAGAAAAMVVTLALPAYRTWRNPPAPEASTTLIAQLGAPASVVSAFHEGFALSPDAATLAFIARGTNGVQQLWVRPLDALEARPLDGTEGARYPFWSPDSTELGFFVRQQLRRISLSGGSAQTICDVPGPMPTGSWGDNGVILVGAMEGMRTNIYTVPATGGAREIALAGAYRPQWLPGARGFLYADEGSKPGVYVQAEGLDSPRQLVALGGNADEAWAFTFSRAGYLYVNRNGALTMQRFDLDSLNVGGPVVPLAGAAGTPSLWMAASAAAHSLAALVPQSADDFGNPGDPVARLKWVNRMGETAGEIGEPARYWSLRLAPDGRRVAANLGGGTLWLLDGNRRSAIAAGTEGGGENGIWSPNGRAIVYSQVARTNLVRRSLGTGGTVEELPGLHGYATDWSGDGAFLLVMVDGSAQSQGADIVLYDFAAKTSRPFLSSPANELQARFSPDGRWVAYVSNAGGREDVLIRSFAGDGAAHAVSTGGGAHPIWRRDGRELFYLSPNDDLMAVPVSLSDADVSLGEPKALFRILLNSIGARTFTPYDVSADGQRFLLNVTEGPQPLLFISGVGGLLPQ
- a CDS encoding PIN domain-containing protein, whose protein sequence is MAALIDTNILVYRFDPRYPAKQAKATALLKAGIAGDSIRVPHQALLEFVAATTKPLSKGGASLLSSSDARLEMEDMLLQFEVVYPDEEVLRTAIRGAATYGLSWFDAHLWAYAERFGLDTIFSEDFAHDRRYGRVRTIDPFR
- a CDS encoding protein kinase, translated to ANDRERMARFQREAEVLAALNHPNIAAIYGIEEGPAEAGRHIGADVASGFSRTTALVMELVEGEDLAERLKRGAIPLDEALPIAKQIAEALEAAHEQGIIHRDLKPANVKVRPDGTVKVLDFGLAKAMDPGVGNRESGVGNTLANSPTITSPAMTMRGMILGTAAYMAPEQAKGKAVDKRADIWAFGVVLFEMLTGARAFEGEDITDIIAAVVTRDPEWTRLPTATPIALTRLLKRCLVKNPRHRIPDIAVARLEIDDAMTPTGELVRGIGDGRGAASPWRERIAWTLAAIAALGAIGIFATRPSTPDTAGDDLPIRASLALPPNTFFSGVPSVSPDGHRIVVPLLDDTGQIQLWQRSLTASEFRPIANTSGVTAAFWSPDSQWIAFVSSGQLRRIDVAGDNMTTIAQLKGRARGTGAWGADGTILIPGDEGRIWKVSAKGGDPEPATTLDPIARERRHSRPSYVGDTQSFVFEAETLGPLKTVKLASLANAAAATLLIDDALIRQTAVSANYLLFKTASTLFAQPLDLAARKLVGTSQRIQEDGLLSEIVPSVSPRVLTHIDGRRVPTEMQWRDRSGRLLGSVIRAGELGGLDLSPAGDRLAYDSVNPATGRSELVVTGVADGRSSVVVATDGNLDSPIWSPDGQELAYMAFEKNASGVYRKRLDTNSPAERLIDQTAGVVAPSDWTAHGNRLIWKRNGVANDVMMLPLAGARESVPLVNSPAFEDTGKVSPDGRWLAYSSDESGRVEVYVQSFPGSGRRWQVSRAGGMFPRWRADGRELFFYAGSTLAAAEIVLGSVPRIGDITALFTFQRRGGANQNEYPYAVTPDGQRFIINARVDQSPLLSIVVNWQAALRAPVRNGAGQ